A window of Mustela nigripes isolate SB6536 chromosome 9, MUSNIG.SB6536, whole genome shotgun sequence contains these coding sequences:
- the RPP25L gene encoding ribonuclease P protein subunit p25-like protein, which translates to MEHYRKAGSVELPAPSPMPRLPPDTLEMRVRDGSKIRNLLGLALGRLEGGGARHVVFSGSGRAAGKAVSCAEIVKRRVPGLHQLTKLRFLQTEDSWVPVSPDTGLDPLTVRRHVPAVWVLLSRDPLDPNECGYQPPGAPPGLGPTSSSSCGPRPRRRVRDTWS; encoded by the coding sequence ATGGAGCACTACCGAAAAGCTGGCTCTGTGGAACTCCCAGCACCTTCTCCGATGCCGCGGCTACCTCCTGATACCCTGGAGATGCGGGTCCGAGATGGCAGCAAAATCCGCAACCTACTAGGGCTGGCACTGGGTCGATTGGAGGGTGGTGGTGCACGGCATGTGGTGTTCTCAGGTTCTGGTCGGGCTGCAGGGAAGGCAGTCAGCTGTGCTGAGATTGTCAAGCGGCGTGTACCAGGCCTGCACCAGCTTACCAAGCTGCGCTTCCTGCAGACCGAGGACAGCTGGGTGCCAGTCTCACCTGACACAGGCCTGGATCCCCTCACGGTACGCCGCCATGTACCTGCAGTGTGGGTACTGCTCAGCCGGGACCCCTTGGACCCCAATGAGTGTGGCTACCAGCCTCCAGGAGCACCCCCTGGCCTgggccccacatcaagctccagCTGTGGTCCACGACCCCGAAGAAGGGTTCGAGACACCTGGTCCTGA